The Swingsia samuiensis genome contains the following window.
ATACCCTTTCGAAAATGCCAAACTTCAAGAAAAAATCAGTGAAAATGGATGCCTTATTACCGAAGCGCCCATGGGAACGATCCCTCAAGCACGTCATTTTCCAAGACGGAATCGCTTAATCGCTGGCTTATCGCTCGGTTGCCTTGTAATCGAAGCGACTTTGCACTCTGGAACCCTAATCACAGCAGATCTCGCCGCAAGCTATAATCGTGAACTCTTTTCTGTTCCGGGCTCCCCTTTAGACCCACGATCACGCGGAAGTAATAATTTAATTCGCAACGGAGCAATTTTAACCGAAAGCATACAAGATATTCTGCCATATCTCCCCTCTCAGCTCCCACCTAAAATGGCTGCTCCATGGCAGAATTCTGTTGTTTTTAATAACTCTACCTCTGGTTTTTCGGAGCCTATAATGACTTGGAATTCCATTCAGACTTTTACTCCTGAAGACCCATCACTTATGCTCGAAAATGTGCAATCTTTGCTCTCAATCACACCAGTAACAGTTGACGAGGTGGTGCAGCGCTGTCAGTTCTCCGTTTCGGCAGTCTTATCGATCCTTGCAGAACTCGAGCTCGGCGGGGTTGTTGAATTTGTGCCCGGCGGACGCGTAGCGTTGCTGCCGAATCGAAATTAGTAATGCGAAACCGGAGTGGCAATGACAGACGTTGTGGTAGTCGAAAGCCCAGCTAAAGCTAAGACAATCAACAAATATCTGGGCAGCGGGTACACAGTACTGGCGTCATTTGGCCACGTACGTGACCTCCCCCCCAAAGATGGAAGTGTGCGCCCGGATGAGAATTTTGCCATGTCATGGCAAACAGATGAACGCGGCGCCAAGCAAATTGCAGCCATTGCCAAAGCTCTTAAAGGTGCAAAGAATCTATATCTCGCCACTGACCCGGATCGTGAAGGTGAAGCCATTTCATGGCATGTCCGCAGTGTTCTGGAAGATAAAAAGCTTCTTAAAAATATTAATGTTCATCGTGTTACATTTAATGAAATTACGAAATCCGCGGTCGAAACAGCAATGGCTGGACCACGAAACCTCGACCAGCCCTTAATCGATGCATATCTTGCCCGCCGCGCACTGGATTACCTTGTTGGTTTTACGCTTTCTCCCGTTCTATGGCGTAAACTTCCAGGAAGCCGCAGTGCAGGACGTGTTCAATCCGTTGCATTACGTCTTATATGTGAACGTGAAGCCGAAATTGAGGTCTTTAAAGCCCGTGAATATTGGACTGTCACAGGTAATTTCTCCACTCCGAAAAATGCAAACTTTCAAGCGCGCTTAACACACCTTAATGGACAAAAATTAAGCCAATTCGATTTAAACAATGAATCGCTTGCCTTTGCAGCCCGTGATAAAGTTCAGTCATCTCAATTCACCGTTCAATCGGTTGAAAAAAAACGCGTTAAACGTAATCCTCCTGCACCATTCACGACCTCTACCTTGCAACAAGAAGCTTCCCGTAAGCTCGGTATGAGTGCTCAAGTCACAATGCGTACAGCTCAACAACTTTATGAGGGCGTCGATTTATCGGGGGAAACAGTTGGTCTCATCACCTACATGCGAACTGACGGCGTTACCATGGCTCAAGAAGCAGTCAGTTCTATCCGGTCACATATCCAAAGCACCTTAGGGGCTGAATATGTTCCTCAGCATGCCCGTCTCTATGCAACTAAAGCAAAGAATGCCCAAGAAGCACACGAAGCCATTCGTCCAACATCTGTTCAGTACACTCCAAAAGATGTGGCTCATGCTCTAACCACCGATCAGAAAAAACTATACGACCTGATCTGGAAAAGATCTGTTGCATCACAAATGCAATCGGCTGAGCTTGATCAAGTTGCCATCACATTAGCAGATGCCCAAAAACAAACTCTTTTACGCGCTACGGGCTCTACCATTGCGTTTGAAGGTTTTCTTAAACTTTATATTGAAGGTCGTGACGATAATACCGAAGAAGAAGAAGGCAAGCTTCTTCCCTCTATGACAGAAGGCGATCGCCTTTCAACAGGCGCTGTCTCTGCAGAACAGCACTTTACACAGCCTCCACCTCGTTACTCTGAGGCTTCTCTTGTCAAAAAAATGGAAGAAATTGGGATTGGCCGTCCCTCTACTTATGCATCCATCCTCAGCGTTTTGCGCGATCGTAATTATGTAAAGTTAGAAGCACGTCGCTTTTTACCTGAAGATCGGGGGAGACTGGTCACAGCCTTCTTAACATCCTTCTTTGAACGGTATGTTGATACAGGCTTTACAGCCTCTCTTGAGGAGCAGCTGGATGATATTTCCGGAGGCCGCGCAGATTGGCATGATGTGATGGCAGCCTTCTGGCAAGATTTCTCAAATGCCGTTGAACAGACCAAAGATCTGAAAATTTCAGATGTTATTGATGCTTTAGATGAAGACCTTGGCGAGCATTTCTTTCCGACAAAATCCGATGGAGGTGATCCACGACTATGTACCGCATGTGGGACAGGCCGCTTAGGCCTCCGATTAGGAAAGTTTGGTGCCTTTATTGGGTGCTCTAATTACCCAACGTGCCAATTTACACGCCGGTTAGTTGTGGATGAGGCTGAAGCAGAAGAAGGACTGAACGACGGCCCTAAAATGTTGGGAGAAGATCCTGAAACAGGGGAAAATATTACAATCCGCCGTGGTCCCTATGGGCTATATATTCAAAAAGGCGAGCCCAACCCAGAAGACAAGAAAGCAAAGCCAAAAAGAACAACGATCCCCAAAGGGATAGATGGTAATCATATTACTCTTGAGCAAGCTCTCGGCCTTCTATCTTTACCACGCTTTGTGGGCCTCCACCCAGAAACGGGCGAAAAGATAGAAGCTGGACTAGGACGGTTTGGGCCTTTCGTAAAAATGGGAAGCATTTACGGCGCATTAGACAAAGATGATGATGTTCTCACCCTTGGTCTTAACAGAGCGGTAGACAGCCTTGCCAAAAAACTTGCCTCCATTCGTAATTTAGGAGCTCACCCTAAAGACAAAGAAACCGTTATGGTCCGCAAAGGGCGCTTTGGCCCTTACGTACAACACGGACAAACTATCGCTAACTTACCAAAAGATAGTGATATGGACGCCGTAACACTCGAAGAGGCGATTGATTTACTCGCTGAAAAAGGGAAACCCCTTAAAGGCAAAGTAAAAAAAACCACGTCCAAAACCAAAAAAAGCAAAGAAAAGGCCACTTCAACCAAAGCGACAGACGAGAAAAAAATGCCTACCCCTCGATCAACCAAGAAAAAAAATACACCAACCAAAAAGAAGGTATCTAAAAAAGAAGCGGAATAATTTTTTATGTGTTTTTAATACACTTTAAAAAATAATGTATCAGGGGTCTCTTTACTGATGGCTTCTTTTGTGGCGTGCTGCTCAAACAAAAGGTCAGAATGTTACCCTTATACAATTTGAAAGCTTCATTTTAGAATTATGTTATACGCCTTATGACTATATTTCAGGATAAAGTTCGTAAGGCCACGCATTGTTCTTGGCTTATTGTGACCTTTTTTTGTATCGGTTTATCAGGAATAAGTTCAACCGCTTACGCTCAACTCACGACAACACCTTCGCAGTCGACCTCTTTTTCTGAACCCATGGCACGAGATGTTCTTTTCTCTGCGTTAGGGTTCTTAAAACCACGCACCCTTGAGCCACACTCTATACGGGAGTTCTGCCTATGGGGATTAGACGGTCTAACAGCAATCGATCCATCCATTATTGTTTCAGAGAAGCCCGGCAACAACTCCCCCGATCATCCCCTACCTGAAACTCTCATTATTACCCAAAATCAAAATATTCTCTTCCAACACCCTATCCCTCATAGTGAAGACAAGAAGAGTTGGGCAGAGCTTATTGCCCACGCGATGAAATTAGCATGGGAACATTCCTCGACCATCCGTGACGCAGGAAATGATGCTCTCTTACAAGGATTTTTTGACGAATTATTTAATCATCTTGACCCTTACTCCCGCTACCTTGGCCCAGAAACGGCTTCAACAGACCGCATGAAGCGTACAGGGAACAAGGGGAATATTGGCATCACGCTGGAGAAAAAAAATCGCTCTGTTTTCATCTCTGCCATCAATACAAATGGCCCAGCATGGGAAGCGGGGCTGGATCTTAATCAAAAGGTAATTGCCATTAACGGGCAAGCTACCCGCAATAAACCCTTAGACGTCCTTCAGAATTTACTGGATGGAGACGATCAGACCGACGTCTCAATTACAGTCTCTGTAGCCCCTCACCGCGAACAGACTTTTAAATTAACCCGCTCACAAGTCCCTCCAGAAACTGTTTTCTTTTCTACATTAGGGCCATTTTCAATTTTAACGATCCATTCCTTCTCCACCCAAACTGCTGAAGAAATTAGCCAATATCTCGATCAAATTATTAATACCCCCTCCTCACACAAAAACTCCCCCGCTCCTGGCATTATTCTTGATTTAAGAGGCGATCGAGGCGGTGTTCTTCAACAAGCTGTAACAGCGGCGGCCCTTTTCCTTGACCACGGGATTGCAGTTACTACCCATGGTCGTGATCCTCAGGCTAATCATGTGTGGGCTGTGCAGGGCGGCGACATGACGAATGGGACACCAATTGTTATCCTTGTCGATGGCAGAACAGCCAGTGCTGCCGAAATCCTTGCGGCCGCACTAGCAGACCATCGTCGCGCCGTCATTGTCGGGAGTGAAACCTTTGGTAAAGGCTTGGTGCAGATTATCGGCCAAATGCCCAATGGAGGGGAACTATTTGTTACATGGAGTCGAAATCAAGCTCCTCTTGGATGGCCCATTCAAAGCCTTGGGGTCATGCCCCAAATTTGTACGTCTAATGGAACGGACAACCTCAAGAAACAACTTCACAGCCTTCTATCAGGTATAAACCTTCAACAAGATGCTATTCTTTTAGCACGAAACAGCCGTTATCCGGCCCCGGTCGACAAAATCCTTGCCATTCGCCGTCATTGCCCGGCCGCCCTTGGAAGTGACCTTGATATAGATGCTGCAAAATTTTTATTATCTTCCAAAATTGCTTATAATGCAGCTTTAAACACCATTCCTGATTAAAAGAAGAAATGTTTCAATCCCTTAAAAGTGGCTTATGGGTTCGTGCCCTTATTCGACAAATGGCCAGCTCCAACATCTTTGCTACGATCCTCCATAAGGGAGATGAAGATGCCGGAGCCATATTAATCGTATTGCGGGACCGTGATAGTAATTGTGTAATTCTGAGAGAAAATCAAAACAAGTGGGATCGATCCGACACCCAATCCTTTACAGACACGGATGATTATTTAAAACGCCAAACGAAATATGATCCAGATTTATGGATTTTAGAACTCGATGTTGATAATATTTCATCTGCTATTGAAAAAACGTTTAGTCCACGGCAACTTGGTGAAGATGTATTCGACTAAACTGTGGGAAAGAAGCCACACAGAATAAACTTGTGGTTTATTAACGCTAAAAAATCCGTCTCTAAGGAATAATGCTCGTTGCCATTATCGACACTTTCAGCAAAAAGAATGTTTAATTTGGGTTGGTTGGAGAGAATTGACATGAAGCAGCGATCCGTCTTCAGGACCTGCCTTGCCCGGGCTGGGCTCACTGCAAGCGTATCGATGCTTGCGATCGGCTTTGCGCATGCACAACCTGTTCAAGGGTTGTATATTGCTGGCGAAGGTGGTGCCAACTTCAAGCAAGACCAGACCGTTCGTCTTTCCCCTATTTTTCCAAGTGGTAAAGACCGTTACCACACAGGTGTTACTGGCTTAGGAAGCATCGGTTGGGGCTTCGGAAACGGTTTTCGTGTAGAAGTCGAAGGCAACTACCGTAACAGTCGTTACCAAGGTTTCCGCAGCAGTGGGAATTTATTCTCATCTAATGTGTGGGGACACCAACACAATTACGGTGCAATGGCCAACGCCCTGTTCGATATGGATATCGGTTATTCTTGGGTATATCCATATTTTGGTGGCGGTATTGGTTATGGCCGTCAAAAAACACACACAATGATTGAAGGCACCAACGCTGAGTTTGACCAAATTACGGGCGGCACACGAGGTGGCTTTGCTTATCAAGCCATGTTTGGTCTTGCGTTCCCTGTTCCATGGGTTGTTGGTCTTTCTGCAACAGCTGAATATCGATTCTACTCTCAAGTGGGCACGACTCACCACTCTTCATTTGCCGTTGGTGAGATCGGCGGATGGAACACACGCAGAAATACCACAGAATGGGCATCTGGAAGCCGTGACACACGGACAGACTTTAACCATTCTTTGATGCTTGGCTTGCGTTACGAGTTTAATCCTGCGCCACCTCCACCACCTGTTGTCACCACAACAGCTCCACCTGCTCCATCTGCAAGCAGACAATACCTTGTTTTCTTTGATTGGAGCTCTGCAACACTCAGTGCCCGTGCACGAGCTGTTGTTGCCGCAGCGGCAAAGAGTTCTTCTGCAACACAAGTAACTCACATTTTGGTTAATGGGTATACAGACAGCTCTGCTGCACACCCTGGAGTTCGTGGACAAAACTACAATCTACAACTCTCTGAGCGTCGCGCACAAAGTGTTAAAGCGGAGCTTATCCGTGATGGTGTCTCTGCAGGCCTTATAACAACCAAAGGCTTTGGTGAAAGTAACCCTCTTGTTTCCACAAAGCCTAACACACGTGAGCCTCAAAACAGACGCGTAGAAATTGATTTCCAATAATTTCTTCCATCTGTAGAGACTAATATCTCATAAAAAAGACCGGCATCAGTTTTGATAGCCGGTCTTTTTTTATTCTATTTTTTTAAGGGTTAAGCCACTAAAAAAGCGACTTAACCCGCTTTACACTGATAGAATTAGCGATGCTTAGCCCGTCTGTGTGTTACATGACGTACCGCTCTTTTGCTCCGCGTTGCCTTTGTCGCTGCTGGAGCAACTGCTGGTTTTGCAGCTACAACACCCGTTGCATCAACCGTTATATGGGCAACCAAATGGTCGCGCTTCTTACCTGGACCAGCAACCAATTCAGCCGTAAAGGTATCTGAGCCAGCATACGCTGTTTCTGCCGTGTATGTAAGATAAGTATGGTTATCATAATTATAGAAAAATGCTTTACCATGCTCTGGAGCAGGGTTCACACCAAACGAAGCGTAATTTCCACCACCCGTTTGCTGTAGGGAAAGCGCACAAAGACCATCATCGCTACGAATAGCAATATTTACACTCATCGTGCCATCAGGTGCTGTTGTTACTGGCGAAACGCGGCAAACAGCGGAAAGCTTTTGATATCCAAACGGATTCGGTGGGATAACACGCTGCACAACTGGTTTTTGGACACAACCAGAGAGAAGAAGAGAGGCCGCAAAAACCGACCCCAAAGAAATGGCGGAACCGAACAGACGCACAAGCATCTCCAACGCATTATGATAAAACACATCGCTTTCCCAGCGACGAATGAATTGTGAGATGTAGAACAGGAATACATTCTATGAAAGAAGATTACGAAAGAATATCAGCGTTTTAAGTATTTTTTTTTACTACCCCCATTATGCCCCTTTTCCGCCATCTATTTATGTTTGAACCCCACACCTGATAAATAATGTCTTCACAAGATACATGACCCCTTCTCCAGGGCATGATATCTGGACTATACAACGGCTCGTTCCCAACTTCTTTTCTGCGTTTCGGAGTTTTTAATGCCTTCTCTGTTCCGACGTTCTTCAGCTCGCTTGATTGCTCTTGGTCTTTCATGTGCAGCTTTTGTTTCAACGCAGAGCGTATCTGCAGCAGACTGTAACAATTCCCCCATACATGAAGCATTCGCAGTCGAAGGCTTAAAGTCTGAACTGATGGTTACAGCTTTGTCTTGCAAAACGCAGGATCAATATAATGCTTTTGTCGCAAAATTCCGCCCTCAATTGACAGAAGCAGAGCATAGCATTGATGGATATTTCCGTTCCACTTACGGACGTCGTGCTCAATCCGCTCATGATGATTACATCACCCAGTTGGCAGATATTCAATCTCTTGGTGGCTTAAAATCTGGCACAATCTTTTGCCAACAACGTGAAGCCATGTTTGACGAAATCAATTCTCTCGAAACAGGGGCTGACCTTGCCCATTATGCAGCAGCAAAAGACGTTGCTCAGCCTGCTTCGTTTGAAAGCTGCTCGTCATCATCTTCTGAGCGGCACTCTCGTCACGGCATTGCTCATCGCTCCAGCCGCAAGCGTAGCCATCGTTCATAAGTTTTATATATAAATTGATCAAACTTCATCTAGATCGCTTGACGTTCTCTCATAGGCCAGCGACAACGAATATATGAGCGATCTGTTTGAATCAGACAAAACAAAGAAGTCCAAACGTGCTGACAAACGCAAAAACGTTGTCAGCACCAATTATGATGCCCATGACATTGAAGTTCTGGAAGGCCTTGAACCAGTTCGTCGGCGTCCGGGCATGTATATTGGTGGAACAGACGATAATGCCTACCACCATCTAGCCTCTGAAATCCTCGATAATGCTATGGATGAAGCCGTCGCGGGCCATGCAAGTAGCATTGACGTTTTTCTTGAAAATTCACGAACATTGATGGTGCGGGATAATGGTCGAGGCGTACCAACAGACCCTCACCCCAAATTCCCAGACAAATCGGCTCTTGAAGTAATTTTCACCACTCTCCACGCCGGGGGAAAGTTCTCCAGTAAAGCATACGACACATCTGGCGGATTACATGGGGTTGGTAGTTCTGTCGTCAATGCGCTATCAGAACAACTCATCGTTGAGGTTGCCCGAGATCGCACCCTTTATCGTCAGGTTTTCTCACGCGGAACCCCCAGCGGACCGCTTGAAAATGTCGGTAATGCACCCAACCGACGAGGAACGACGGTACGCTTCACGCCGGATGCAGAAATTTTTGGGAATCACATTTTTTCTGCTGCTCGGCTTTATAAATTATGTGCCTCAAAGGCAGCTCTTTTCCGTGGGGTTACCATCCATTGGAAATGTGAGCCCAACCTGATTAAAACCGGGGATGACAGCACACCTTCAGATAAACTCATCCAGTTTCCCAATGGTCTAGAAGATGCCTTAACAGCAGAATTGGGTGATTCTCCTGCTCTGATTGCTCCTGTATGGGCTGGAGAGGCTGAACTTCCCCTTGCTGCAGACGGACGAACGGGCGGAAAAGTGGAATGGGCAGTTGCTTTCCTTGAGAACAGCATAAGCACCCTCACGTCCTACTGTAATACCATTCCAACCCCTCAAGGGGGTACACACGAAAATGGCTTCCGCTCTGCCCTTGTTAAAGGTTTTCGTGCGTGGGGTGATCAACGAAAAATCAAACGGGCATCTGCCATTACAGCCGAAGATATTTTAGGCACTGTAAGCGCTAAACTATCCGTTTTCATTCGAGACCCCCAGTTTCAGGGGCAGACAAAAGACAAACTCACAACACACGAAGCCGCTCGACTCGTTGAAGGGGCCTTACGTGATAGAATCGATCATTGGTTAGGGGGAAATCCTCAACAGGCAGATAATCTTCTCGCTGTTATGATTGAGCGAGCAGAAGATCGCCTCCGCCGCCGAGAAGTAAAAGAAACGGCTCGTAAAAGTGCGACTCGTAAACTAAGGCTTCCCGGAAAGCTTACGGATTGTACGCGTGAGAATGCTGCTGAGACAGAAATCTTTCTTGTTGAAGGGGAATCGGCCGGTGGGTCCGCACGACAAGCACGGGACCGTGAAACACAAGCGGTTCTTCCCCTCCGTGGTAAAATTCTAAATGTTGCATCCGCAACGGCTGACAAATTACGTGCCAACCAAGAGTTACGAGACCTAACAGAAGCATTAGGCTGCGGTGTAGGCTCTTCTTGTAATGTCAAAAATTTACGTTATGGGCGCGTCATTATCATGACTGATGCTGACGTCGATGGCGCTCATATTGCATCCCTTTTAATGACATTCTTTTATCGGGAAATGGGAGAGCTTGTTCGCAGTGGCCATCTCTACCTTGCTCAACCACCGCTATACCGCCTGACGCATGGCTCTAAGACGGTCTATGCCATGAACGATCAGGATCGTGATCGACGCATCAAATCAGACTTTAAGGCGAACGCTAAAGTGGAAGTATCTCGCTTTAAAGGACTTGGCGAAATGCCTGTAAAAGATCTGAAGCAGACAACAATGGATCCCGCTAAAAGGACTCTTTTACGCGTTGTGGCTCTCCCAGAAGACAGGCTTATGACAAGCGACCGAGTAGAAAGCCTAATGGGACGCAAGCCAGAACTACGTTTCCGTTTTATTCAGGAACATGCTCGTTCTGTTGAAGATTTGGATGTTTAATAACTCATAAAAGGTAAGGACTATGGAAAACCATACCTCATCCATTATTTATTCTTTCCTAATATTCATGTTATAATTGAATATAATGCGGTCTGAGACAACATTCCAAAGAATAATAAGCAACACTGGAATACTTGCTATCAGCAGAATTGTTAATGCTGCCCTAAGTTTTATCTATATTCCACTCAGTATTCAGGCTTTAGGGTTAACCGAATATGGTTACCTTCTAATTATTATCGAATTTGTTACGCTCGTCTCTGATATTACACAATTAAAGTCCTGGCAGACACTTCTTCATTATGGCACGGACTTTTGGAAACATAAAAATATAGCAGCATTCCAACATATTCTTGGTTTAAGTATACGATTTGACCTGATTAGTTCTTTTGCTGGAGCAGGGATCAGCTTCCTGTGTATTCACTATTTTAACCAATACATGCTTTGGCCCAGTTCTTATCAACATCTCGCTGAGCTAGCCACATTCACAATTCTTTTTATGAATACGGGGTGGTC
Protein-coding sequences here:
- the topA gene encoding type I DNA topoisomerase, yielding MTDVVVVESPAKAKTINKYLGSGYTVLASFGHVRDLPPKDGSVRPDENFAMSWQTDERGAKQIAAIAKALKGAKNLYLATDPDREGEAISWHVRSVLEDKKLLKNINVHRVTFNEITKSAVETAMAGPRNLDQPLIDAYLARRALDYLVGFTLSPVLWRKLPGSRSAGRVQSVALRLICEREAEIEVFKAREYWTVTGNFSTPKNANFQARLTHLNGQKLSQFDLNNESLAFAARDKVQSSQFTVQSVEKKRVKRNPPAPFTTSTLQQEASRKLGMSAQVTMRTAQQLYEGVDLSGETVGLITYMRTDGVTMAQEAVSSIRSHIQSTLGAEYVPQHARLYATKAKNAQEAHEAIRPTSVQYTPKDVAHALTTDQKKLYDLIWKRSVASQMQSAELDQVAITLADAQKQTLLRATGSTIAFEGFLKLYIEGRDDNTEEEEGKLLPSMTEGDRLSTGAVSAEQHFTQPPPRYSEASLVKKMEEIGIGRPSTYASILSVLRDRNYVKLEARRFLPEDRGRLVTAFLTSFFERYVDTGFTASLEEQLDDISGGRADWHDVMAAFWQDFSNAVEQTKDLKISDVIDALDEDLGEHFFPTKSDGGDPRLCTACGTGRLGLRLGKFGAFIGCSNYPTCQFTRRLVVDEAEAEEGLNDGPKMLGEDPETGENITIRRGPYGLYIQKGEPNPEDKKAKPKRTTIPKGIDGNHITLEQALGLLSLPRFVGLHPETGEKIEAGLGRFGPFVKMGSIYGALDKDDDVLTLGLNRAVDSLAKKLASIRNLGAHPKDKETVMVRKGRFGPYVQHGQTIANLPKDSDMDAVTLEEAIDLLAEKGKPLKGKVKKTTSKTKKSKEKATSTKATDEKKMPTPRSTKKKNTPTKKKVSKKEAE
- a CDS encoding OmpA family protein, translated to MKQRSVFRTCLARAGLTASVSMLAIGFAHAQPVQGLYIAGEGGANFKQDQTVRLSPIFPSGKDRYHTGVTGLGSIGWGFGNGFRVEVEGNYRNSRYQGFRSSGNLFSSNVWGHQHNYGAMANALFDMDIGYSWVYPYFGGGIGYGRQKTHTMIEGTNAEFDQITGGTRGGFAYQAMFGLAFPVPWVVGLSATAEYRFYSQVGTTHHSSFAVGEIGGWNTRRNTTEWASGSRDTRTDFNHSLMLGLRYEFNPAPPPPPVVTTTAPPAPSASRQYLVFFDWSSATLSARARAVVAAAAKSSSATQVTHILVNGYTDSSAAHPGVRGQNYNLQLSERRAQSVKAELIRDGVSAGLITTKGFGESNPLVSTKPNTREPQNRRVEIDFQ
- a CDS encoding DUF1491 family protein, coding for MFQSLKSGLWVRALIRQMASSNIFATILHKGDEDAGAILIVLRDRDSNCVILRENQNKWDRSDTQSFTDTDDYLKRQTKYDPDLWILELDVDNISSAIEKTFSPRQLGEDVFD
- the parE gene encoding DNA topoisomerase IV subunit B — translated: MSDLFESDKTKKSKRADKRKNVVSTNYDAHDIEVLEGLEPVRRRPGMYIGGTDDNAYHHLASEILDNAMDEAVAGHASSIDVFLENSRTLMVRDNGRGVPTDPHPKFPDKSALEVIFTTLHAGGKFSSKAYDTSGGLHGVGSSVVNALSEQLIVEVARDRTLYRQVFSRGTPSGPLENVGNAPNRRGTTVRFTPDAEIFGNHIFSAARLYKLCASKAALFRGVTIHWKCEPNLIKTGDDSTPSDKLIQFPNGLEDALTAELGDSPALIAPVWAGEAELPLAADGRTGGKVEWAVAFLENSISTLTSYCNTIPTPQGGTHENGFRSALVKGFRAWGDQRKIKRASAITAEDILGTVSAKLSVFIRDPQFQGQTKDKLTTHEAARLVEGALRDRIDHWLGGNPQQADNLLAVMIERAEDRLRRREVKETARKSATRKLRLPGKLTDCTRENAAETEIFLVEGESAGGSARQARDRETQAVLPLRGKILNVASATADKLRANQELRDLTEALGCGVGSSCNVKNLRYGRVIIMTDADVDGAHIASLLMTFFYREMGELVRSGHLYLAQPPLYRLTHGSKTVYAMNDQDRDRRIKSDFKANAKVEVSRFKGLGEMPVKDLKQTTMDPAKRTLLRVVALPEDRLMTSDRVESLMGRKPELRFRFIQEHARSVEDLDV
- a CDS encoding S41 family peptidase encodes the protein MTIFQDKVRKATHCSWLIVTFFCIGLSGISSTAYAQLTTTPSQSTSFSEPMARDVLFSALGFLKPRTLEPHSIREFCLWGLDGLTAIDPSIIVSEKPGNNSPDHPLPETLIITQNQNILFQHPIPHSEDKKSWAELIAHAMKLAWEHSSTIRDAGNDALLQGFFDELFNHLDPYSRYLGPETASTDRMKRTGNKGNIGITLEKKNRSVFISAINTNGPAWEAGLDLNQKVIAINGQATRNKPLDVLQNLLDGDDQTDVSITVSVAPHREQTFKLTRSQVPPETVFFSTLGPFSILTIHSFSTQTAEEISQYLDQIINTPSSHKNSPAPGIILDLRGDRGGVLQQAVTAAALFLDHGIAVTTHGRDPQANHVWAVQGGDMTNGTPIVILVDGRTASAAEILAAALADHRRAVIVGSETFGKGLVQIIGQMPNGGELFVTWSRNQAPLGWPIQSLGVMPQICTSNGTDNLKKQLHSLLSGINLQQDAILLARNSRYPAPVDKILAIRRHCPAALGSDLDIDAAKFLLSSKIAYNAALNTIPD
- the dprA gene encoding DNA-processing protein DprA — protein: MTTSPTHHFTLSDQSRLDALRLSRVAGVGPINFCKLLCQYGSPANALKALPERMKRAGRLENPTIPPQSDIEKEIEQLHHLGGQMLIRGDDDYPHLLSLIPDAPPVLFVKGNLSKLSMRSIGIVGARNASAAGIRIAESISAELSHEGICVVSGLARGIDSAAHEAALFSNLTVAAIAGGLDTTYPFENAKLQEKISENGCLITEAPMGTIPQARHFPRRNRLIAGLSLGCLVIEATLHSGTLITADLAASYNRELFSVPGSPLDPRSRGSNNLIRNGAILTESIQDILPYLPSQLPPKMAAPWQNSVVFNNSTSGFSEPIMTWNSIQTFTPEDPSLMLENVQSLLSITPVTVDEVVQRCQFSVSAVLSILAELELGGVVEFVPGGRVALLPNRN